The nucleotide sequence GTCCTCGGCCGCCTTCCCCGGTCGCCCCCTCGATCTGGAAGGCGGAGGTCGAAACACCCCACAGGAATTCGGACGGGAAGGTCGGATTCTCCACCGGCGGCACACCTTTCCTCTTCAGACTCGGCCGAACATGAAAAGTTCTCAGATACTATGCCTTCACTCGACCGGGGGGAACCCTGTCGGCACGATAAAGTCGCAGATCAGCGAAGGAGGAGCCCGAGTGTCCGACATCCAGGCCGCGAAACCGCAAGCGGAGACCACTCCGCTCCGGCGGCAGCCCGTCCAGCAGCGCAGCGCCAAGCGGGTGGAGCAGATGCTCGACGCCAGCGCCCAGCTGATCGACGAACTCGGTTACGACGCATTGACGACCACGCTGATCGCGAAGCGCGCCGGCGTGGCCGTCGGTTCGCTGTACCAGTTCTTCCCCGACAAGCGGGCCGTGGTGCAGGCGCTGACGCAACGGAACCTCGAACGGTTCGTCGCTTCGGTGTCGGAAACACTGAACGAGCTCGCGCCCGAACACTGGTGGGACGTCGTGGACTCGATCCTCGACATCTACCTCGCGATGCACCGCGAGGTACCCGGCTTTTCGAAGGTCCACTTCGGTGACGTCGTGGACCGGCAGCTCCTGGACGAGACCCGCGACAACAACGCCGTCATCGTCGACGCGCTCACCGACGTGCTTTCAGCGCGAATCCAGTCACCGCCCGACGACATCCGGTTCGCGCTGACGATCGCGAACGAGACTGCGGACGCCCTGCTGAAGCTGGCCTTCCGCCGGGACCCGCGAGGGGACGAGCGGATCGTGGCGGAGGCGAAGTCGGTGGTGAAGGGGTACTTGGCGAGCAAGTTCGGCGAGGCCTGAGGGTCTTTCGGCGGGCTCGCCGGGCTCTTGCCGGGGCTCACTGGCGCTCGCTGGCGCTCGCTGGCGTTCGCCTAAGTGCTGAAGGACGCTTTCCCCGCGTCCGATGCGGCGAAGGACGCCTTCAGCCCACGTCAGTCCACTGTGGACTCACGAAGGTCTGCCTGGACGCCACGAAGGCCCCCTTTGAGACGCTCGACGTCCGCAAGGGGGCCTTCGCGTCACCGGTGGATCCCCCTTTGCTCCATTCGTGTCCACCGATGCCCGGATCCCCAGCCCCACCAGTCACACAACCCCCAGGAACCCCGTCGACACAGCCTCTGACCTGGCCTTATTCAGTTATCCACACAAGCTGTCCACACCCACCCACAGTTGTGGACAACCTCGCCCCTCACTCCTCGGAACCGCCATCCCCGACACCCCCTCCCGATACGCTGGTGCGGGGCGCGCCCCCCAGGGATGGGTGGGGGGTGGGGTCGCGCGGGTCAGCCGAAATTTTGGGATTCGCCTCGGTAGGTGGGGACGGTCCGGTCGACGCGGTCGCCGACGACGACGTGGTAGTGCGTGAAGCGTTCGGCGAGTTCGCCCGCCTTCGCGTGGCGCAGCCAGACGCGGTCGCCGAGCCGCAGGTGCCGGGCGGCTTCGCCGGAAACGGGGGTCTGGACTTCGCCGGCGCCCTCGAACCCGAGCAGCGAGAGGCCTTCGGGCAGGTAGGGCGTCGGGAGTCGCGAAGACTCGGCGGGGCCCGAAGCGATGTAGCCGCCGGAGAACAGTGTCGCGACCTTCGGTGCCGGGCGGCGGACGACGGGCAGCGCGAACATCGCGGCCGGGCGCGGCGAGAAGTGCGCGTAGCCGTCGAAGAGCGTCGGCCCGATCAGGCCCGAGCCCGCCGCGATTTCGGTGACGGCCGCTTCGGCGCCGGTCGATTCGACGCTGCCGCTGCCACCGCCGTTGACGAACTCCAGGTCTGCCAAGGCCCGCACCGCGCGGACCGCGGCCGCGCGGCGTTTCGCGATTTCCACAATGGACTTCCGCTGCATCCAGCCGACGACCGAGTTCTTGACGCCGCCACCGGCCGCATCGCCGAGCCCGGCGATCTGACCTTCGTACGCCATCATCCCGACGAGCCGGAAACCCTTGCGGGACAAGATGGTCCGTGCCAGGTCCGCGGCCTGTCGCGGGCTGAACACCGGCGAGCGCCGGGTGCCGACGTGCACCCCTGGCAGCGGCCGCCACGAAGCGTCGAGCTCCAGGCAGACGCGGATTTCGGGATGCCCCTGCCCCAGCGCGGCGTCGACCAGGTCGAGATGTTCGGGCGAGTCGACCATGATCGAGATCGCCGCCCGCGCCCGGTCGTTCGCCGCCAGCCGGCGCAGCGCGCCGTGATCGGCGGTCGGGTACGCCACCACGATGTCCTCGGACGTCCCCTGCTCGACATGCCAGACGGCTTCGGCGAGCGAGTAGCACATGAGGCCTTCGAAACCGGGCCGCGCGAGGACCCGTTCGAGCAGATAGCGGCAGCGCACGGATTTGCTGACCACGCGGATCGGTTTGCCGTTCGCCCGCCGTAGCAGGTCGGCGCCGTTCGCATCGAACGCATCCAAGTCGACAACCGCGAACGGAGGATCCAGGTCCTTCGTCGCCAAGTCGTACACCGTCGCACTGGTCACCCGAACTAAGGTACGACAGAAGGGCTTGAAACGCGAATACTATTCACTTACTGTTTCGGCACTCACAGCCTCTCGGAATAGGTGGGCGCATGACACGGTGGAGCAACTGGGCAGGCACCGCGACGGCCTCGCCGCTGCGCGTGCATCGGCCGCGGGACACGGCCGCGATCGCCGAAGCGATCGGCCGGTCCGCCGCGGACGGAAGGCGCCTGCGCCCGCTGGGCAGCGGCCACTCCTTCACGGCGATCGCCGCGGCGGATTCCGACGCCATGGACCTGACCGGCTGGACCGGGATCGCGTCGGCCGACGTCGCGAAAGGCCTGGTCACGGTCCGCTCGGGCACCACGCTCAAGCAGCTCAACGCCGAACTCGACGCGCTGGGCCTGGCGATGACCAACCTCGGCGACATCGACGCGCAGACCGTCGCGGGCGCGATCTCCACCGGCACCCACGGCACCGGCGCCCGGCTCGGCGGGCTCGCCACCCAGATCGCCGCACTCGAACTCGTGCTCGCCGACGGCACCGTGGTCACCTGTTCGGCGGACGAACGCCCCGATCTCTTCGCGGCGGCGAGGGTCGGGCTCGGCGCGCTCGGTGTCATCAGCACGGTCACCCTGCAGTGTGAACCTTCGTTCCTGCTCTCCGCCCAGGAGCGACCGGAACCACTCGAACAGGTCCTCGAAGGTTTCGACCAGTTCGCCGACGAGAACGACCACTTCGAGTTCTATTGGTTCCCCTACGGCAAGAACGCCCTGGTCAAACGCAACAACCGGCTTCCGGCAGGCAGCGAACGCCGTCCGCTGACCAAGCTGAAGGAATTCGTCGACTACGAGGTCACGGAGAACATCGCGTTCGGCGGGCTGTGCCGTCTCGGCCGCGCGGTGCCGAAGCTTGTCCAGCCGCTCGGCCGGTTCGCCTCGAACATCCTCTCCGCCCGCGAGTACAGCGACACGTCGCATCGCGTTTTCGTCACTCATCGCGGTGTGCGGTTCGTCGAGTCGGAGTTCGCGATCCCCCGCGAAGCACTGCACGACGTCTTCTCCGAACTCCGCGCGTTCGTCCCGAAGCTGGAGAACCCGGTCGCGTTCCCGGTCGAGGTGCGGGTCGCCGCCGCGGACGACATCTGGCTTTCGACCGCGAACGGCCGCGACTCCGCCTACATCGCGATCCACCAGTTCGTCGGCATGCCCTACCGCGAGTACTTCGCCGGATTCGCGTCGATCGTCGGCGAGGTCGGCGGCCGCCCGCATTGGGGCAAGATGCACGACCTCGACGCCGCGACGCTGCGCTCGCGGTACCCGCGGTTCGACGACTTCCTGCGCGTCCGCAAGGAGGTGGACCCGGCCGGGGTCTTCACGAACACCTACCTCGACCGAGTCCTCGGCACCGCTTAAGCCGTTTCGAACAAGGCGCTGACCGACTCGCCGTTGTGGATCCGGCGCATCGCCTCCGCCAGCGCGGGCGCGATGGACAGGACCCGCAGCTTCGGGCTCTGCTCCTCCGGCGGGATCGGCACCGTGTTCGTGCAGACGACCTCCAGCACATCCGGCTGGCTGCCGATCCGCTCGAGCGCGCCGCTGGAAAAGAGGCCGTGCGTGCAGGCGACGCGGATCGACCGCGGTTTCAGCTCGCGCAGCTTGGTCAACAGCTCGATCACCGTGCTGCCCTTGGCGATCTCATCGTCGAGGACGATCACGTCGCGGCCGGTGATCTCACCGATCACCGAGCTGATCTCGACCCTGTCGTCGGCGAAGCGCTGCTTCGCGCCGGCGGCGACCTGAACGCCGAGCAGCCGGGCGAAATGCGCGGCCTCCTTGGCGTTGCCGAGGTCCGGCGAAACGACGGTGGTCGCGGAGAGGTCGTACTGGCGGAAGTGCTTCGCCAGCTCCTGCAACGCGTGCAGGTGATCGACCGGCACGCTGAAGAAGCCGTGCACCTGCGGCGAATGCAGTGTCATCGCGAGCACCCGGTCGGCGCCGGCGGTCGCCATCAGGTCGGCGACCAGACGGCCGCCGATCGAGATCCGCGGCGCGTCCTTCTTGTCCGAGCGGGCGTACGAGTAGTGCGGCATGACGACGGTGATCCGCTTGGCCGACGCGCCCCGTGCGGCGTCCAGCATCAGCAGCAGCTCGACGAGATGCTCCTGCACCGGCCGAACCAGTGGCTGGATCAGGAAGACGTCGCGCTCGCGGCAGTTCGCTTCGAGCTGGACTTCGAGACAGTCGTTGGCGAACCGCTGCACCTTCACGGGGTGCAGGGGAACGCCGAGATGGGCACAGATCTCTTCGGCCAGCTCGGGATGTGCGCTGCCACTGAAGACCGCGATGTCCTCGCGCAAGGACCTACTCCGTTCAGTCAAAAGACGGATTACGTCCACACACTACGATTTCACAGAGCGGAAAAGGCCTGAGAGATAGCAGTATCACCCGAGATCGCTTCGAGGACACGGCCCGCCGTCGACGGGGTGTCGAGCAGCGCGACGAGGATCGCGGCGACGTCCTGCCGGGGAATGGGCCCGCGTCCGGTGGCTTCGACGATCAGGATCTTGCCGGTGCCCTCGTCGTCGGTGAGCTGTCCCGGCCGGAGGATCGTCCAGTCGAGATCGCGGGCGCGCAGATCGTCTTCGGCCGCTTTCTTGGCCTTGAGATAGATCCGGAAATCGTCCGGGACGTCCGCGGTCTCCCATTTGTCCGCCCCCATGGAGCCGACCTGGATGTGCCGCCGGACGCCCGCCCGCTCGGAGGCCGCCGCGAACAGTGCCGCGGCCGCTCTGTCCACAGTGTCCTTGCGGGCGGTGCCGCTGCCCGGCCCGGCGCCCGCCGCGAAGACGGCGGCGTCGGCACCGTCGAGCACCTTGGCGACGGCGTCCACATCGGACTTTTCCAGATCGAGGACGACCGCTTCGGCACCGGCAGCCTGGAGATCGGCGACGTGATCGGGGTTGCGCACGATCCCGACCGCCTGATCACCGCGTGCGGAGAGGAGTTTCTCCAGTTTCAGCGCGATCTGTCCGTGTCCACCCGCAATGACTACTCGCATGGACCCGACCGTAGCGCGTTCAGTCCACTTGGGCAGGGAGCTCAGTGTCGCGCAGCAGCTGGTCGTAGACGATCTCGTTGACCAGGCGCGAGACCGGGTCCTCGTCGAGGATCATGCGCTCGCCATGGCCTTCGAGGTCGAGGTCGGTGACCGCGTTGGGGTCGGCGGTGACGATGCCGAGCCCGTAGGCGCGGGCACGCGGCAGGCAGTTGCCGACGTAGTCTTCCGTCAGTACGGCAGGCGATGGGAGAACCATCGCGGCCTCGCCGTAACGTGCGAACGGAACCGCGGAGGCCATCGCGGTGCGCCAGTGCCGGGCGACCGCGAGGACGCCGATGATCTCGGCGGCCGGCGCGGGTGCGGTCGCGGCCAGCTCTGGCCATGTCCAGGTGTCGACGGTGGCGCGATCGACGACGGGACCCATGCCCATCGCGATGCGCTCGGCGTGCACGTCGGTACGGAGCCGGGCGACCACGCAGATCTTGCGGCCGAGCACGGTGGTCTCCGGCAAGACGATGCCGTTCCAGCCGAGCAGGGCCGCCGCCTTGCGCGAAAGCTCCCCGACGCTCGCGGGCAGTTCGATCGGCGGCACCACCCGGCTCGGCAGTGACCGGCTGCGCTTCGCGCCACCGGCGACCGTCGAGCTCTCCATGTTCGGTGTAGCCGCCACGTTCCGCCTCCTTCGAACCTGGTTTCCCTGGGCTCTTCATCCCGTGCCACCTCGGTGGAAGCGGCACATGAACTGTCTAACAGTGCCGGGAGGCGACGGCGCCGGACAACGGGAGTGGCTGCGATCGGCGGCGCCTTGTCATCGGTGACCGGTCGGTAGGCGGTCATCGGACTTCAGTCCGACGTGCCGCCAACCGAGTGAGGGAGAGGTAAATGGTGTTACCCGGCGTCTCCGAACGGTCACGGACGACAACGCGGGACGTTAGGCCATTCAGCCCAACGAATACTCATTCCACTGTGGACCTTCGCAGGTCAGGTCAGGAGATCGTCGCGGTGCGCAGGAGTTCTTCGACGCCGGGTGTCCGCCATTCGTCCATCACCACGATTTGCCTGTCCGCAACGAACCAGATCCGCTGGGTCACCTGTGTCTCGCCGCTTCCGCCCGTCTGTCCACGAGGAACACACTGGATCGTCCACTCCTCGTAGGTCGCCGAAGCCCCGCTGACCGGTGCGACGGTGGAAACCGTGCGGACGGCGTCACCCTCTTGGCGGAGGTCCTTCCGCCCGGCGGCGTTGCAGGCCCGGCCGCCCGCGCTGCGCCGGTAGAACTCACCGGGCCGGTACGGCGGCTGCTCGGCGGACTGCAGGCTGTTGTCCGTGAGGAGGACGTACTTGCAGTTGAAGTACTTCTTGGGATCCGGGCAGCCGGGGGCGACGAGTACTTTCTCCAGCCCCTGCGACACCACGGACCAGTCCTGCGGCAGATGCAGAGTGAGCGCGCCGGCCGAGACGTCGGTGAATCCTGGGGCGGGCGGAGCGGACGAAGTTCCCTTCAGCGGCTTTCCACCGGTCACGCCCTCGACGAGCTCCGGGTTCAGGAGACCGGCCAGCTTGTCGTACGGCAGCGTGTAGTCCTGGACTCCGCAGGCGGTGGCGAAGCCGAGCAAGTTGAGGTCGACGGTGACCTCGACGGCCGACGGGGTGAACGCGAGCCACACTTTCGGCTCTTCGGCGAGGTCGGCCGTCTTGAGGGGCTGGTACGGGAAGGTGCTGCTGAGGGCACCGCACTGCTGCTTGTCGGGCCAGAGCAGTTCGGCGAGGGTCCGCAGCCCGTCGTCGGTGAACTTTCCGGGGGCGAACAGCTCGGCGGGCGTGAGCGCCTTGCCCTCCTTCAGGTCGATGGTCACCGCGGCACGACCATTCCCCCAGGTCGAATGCGGTTTGTTCTCGAGGTCGTGCGTGTAGCGCACCGAGAGGTACCGCTCGTTCTGCGAGCGCACTTCGGCCTTCGTGAGGAGCTTGTACGGGCCGCGTTCCGGCTCCAGCTTGGCCGCGCCCGGGCCGGTCTTGCGGTTCCACTCGTCGATCGGCGCCGTCAGGGCGTCGTTGACGCGCTTCAGCCAGGCTTGATCGGTGGACCCGGTCACCTCGGGGTGGTCCCCGCTGTAGGGGAGGGTCGTGCCGGGCACGGTCCCGGACCGGGTCTTCATGGCGACCTTGAGCGCGACGGCCTGCTGCGTGGTCGGCGGTGACGGCGGCGGCGGTGTGCTCGCGTCGGAGAAGACGACCACCGAGCCGACCACGGCGGCCGTCGCCGCGACGACACCGATGGCGACCTTCAGGCCGGCCGCGATCCCGCCGGTCGACGCGGCCACCGCGCCCGTCCCGGCGGCGGCGACCCCGGGAGCGGCCGCCGTACCGGCGCTGAGCAGGACCAACGGCGTCGCCGCGGCGAGCACGCCCGCCGCCTTCGCGAGCCGTGACCAGCCCTTGCGTTCCCATTCGTCGCCGTAACCGGCGCGGGCGACGCGTTCCAGTTCACTGACGAACATGAGCGCGTCGACCGGTCGTTTCGAGGGATCCTTCGCCATCCCCAGCGCGACGATCTCGTGCACCGGCTGGGGAACTTCGCCGAACGGGATGGGCGCGTGTTCGTGCAGCGTGCGGAGCACTTCGGTGTCGTCGGCCTGATAGGGCCGGTGCCCGGCGACGCACTGGAAGAACACGCAGGTCGCGGCGTAGACGTCGGTCGCGGGCGTGGCCTGTCCGCCCGACCACTGCTCAGGCGCCATGTACGCGGGCGTGCCGACGGACGGGCCCCGTTCCCCCGCCAGGACGGCCGTGCCGAAGTCGACCAGCTTGCTCTCGCCGGTGTCGGCGACGAGGACGTTGGCCGGTTTGTAGTCCCGGTGGACGACAGCCGCGGAATGCGCCGCGGCCAGCCCGAGCAGCGAACCCTTCAGTACCGCGAGTGCGGCCTCGGGTTCGAGAGCGCCTTCGGCCTGGAGCACCGAGCGCAGGGAGACGCCGTTGATCGCCTCCATGACGATCGCCGCGCCCTGCGGCGTCTCGAAGAACTCGTGCAGTTTCACGACGTGCGGGCTCGACACCCGGTGCAGCGCCAGCGCTTCCTGCCGGAACGCGGCGAGATGCGCGGGGTCCGCCGCGAAGCGGGAGAAGAGGTACTTGATCGCGACGACGTGTCCGGTGTTGTCCTGGCGTGCGAGCACCACGCGGCCGAAGGTGCCCGTGCCCAGCTGCTCCAGCTCGGTGAAGCCGGGCAGTCTCCACTCGTCGGTCAGTTCCATCGGGCCTCTTCCAGAATCTTGTCGAGGCCTGGAGTGTTCCATTCGTCGACGATGACGAGCTGCGTTTTCGGCAGGAACCAGACCCGCTGGGTGACGCTACCGCCGCCAGAACACGTGAGCCGCCACTCTTCGTAGGCGGCCCGCTTCGTCCCGACCGGGCGAAGTTCCTTCAGCTGGAGGGTAGGCGCCCCCTGGGTCTCCCCGGGTGCGCCGATGGAGTGACACGGACGCGGACCGGTCGAGCGGTTGTAGGGCTTGCCCGGTTCATACGGCGGGGTGGCCGGGTCGGACCGCGAGTTGTCGCTGAAGACGACGCTCGCGCACTGGACGGGCTGCATCCCGCCCGCGCACTGGTCGGCCGTCACCAGGTTGCGCTCGATGGGGGCGCCGGAGAGCAGCGACCACTTTTCCGGGGTGGTGATGGTGAAGGCGCCGACGTCGACCTCTTTGGTGCGTTGCGCCTGTGGGCCGCCGAGCAGGTTCATGACCGCTGGGCTCATCAGGTGGAGGAGGTGGCGGTATTCGACGGTGACCTGCGTCGGATCGCAGACCCGGGGGTAGCCGAGCACGGATCCGTAGACGTAGAACGTCATCCCGTTCGCGGTCGGTGCCGCCTGCAGCACGGCGTCGCCGGTGACGGACCACGGATCCGACATCGCGCCGACCGGCAGATGCTCGGGTTCGCTCGGCGCGTCGGCGAGGCAGTCACCCGGCCTCGCGGCGTCGAAGAGCATGTCTTCGAGCATGCGCATCCGGTCGGCGGTGCCGTCGACGTTGTCGAAGAGGTGCGCGTTGGGGATCTGTTCGCCCTTCGTCAGATCGATGACGATCGGGCGGATGCTGAAGCCGCCGTGGTTGCCGAACTGGACGGAGTCGATCGAGCGTTTGTAGACGACCGTGAGCAGCTTGTCGTCCTGGCGCAGGATCTCGGCTTCGGTCTTCATGTGCGGGATGTCGCCGTCGGGTTCGCGCTGTGGCGGGTAGCCGTTGGGCCAGACGCCCGCGAGCCAGCCGTCGATCGGCGCCATCAGCGCCTTGTTGACCCGCTCTTCGGCGGCCTTGTCCGGCAAACCGCTGATCCGGACGTACTTGCCGTTGTAGTCGAAGCCGTCGAGTTTCTCGGTGCGGGTGAGGAGGTCGACCTTCATCGCGGCGACGGTCGTCGTCCGGGGCGGCGCTTCGTCACCGTCGGCGTTGACCACGACGACCGTGCCGACGGCGGCCGCGGTGACGGCCGCGATCGCGGCGGTCACCTTGAGCCCGATCGCGATCCCGCCGCCGGTGGCCGCCGCTCCGCCCGCGACGACCGGTGCCGCGGCCGTGCCGGCGCCGAGCAGGGCCAGCGGGGAGAGGGCGACCAGAGCACCGGCGCCTTTGGCGAGCCAGTGCCAGCCGTTGCGCTCCCAGTCCTCGCCGTACGCCTTCCTGGCGGACGCCTCCAGTTCGGTGACGAACTCGGCCGCGCCCGACGGCCGCTGGGCGGCGTCCTTCGCCATGCCGCGCGCGATGAGGTCGCGGACCGGTTCGGGGACCTCGCCGAACGGGATCGGGGCGTATTCGTGCAGCGTGCGCAGCACTTCGGTCTGTTCGGCCTCGTACGGCCGGTGCCCGGCGACGCACTGGAAGAACACGCAGGTCGCGGCGTAGACGTCGGTCGCGGGCGTGGCGATGCCACCCGCCCACTGCTCCGGCGCCATGTACGCGGGTGTGCCCGCGGCGACCCCGGCCTGCCCGGCGAGCACGGCGATGCCGAAGTCAACGAGCTTGCTCTGCCCCTCCCGGGTGACCAGGACGTTGGCCGGTTTGTAGTCGCGGTGGACGGTGCCCGCGGCGTGCGCGCCGGCGAGCCCGAGCAGCGAGCCCTTGAGGATGGCGAGCGCGGCTTCGGGTTCGAGCTTCTCCTGGCGGCCGAGGATCTCTTTCAGAGAGATTCCGTGAACGGCTTCCATGATGATCGCGGCCCCTTGCGGGGTCTCGACGAACTGGTGCAGACGGGCGATGTGCGGCCCCGAAACGCGGCTCAGGATCTGCGCCTCATGGCGGAACTCGGCCAGGCGCCGAGGGTCGGCGGCGAACCTCGCGTACAGGTATTTGATGGCCACGACCTGCGCGGATTCGTCGTGCCGGGCCAGCACGACCCGGCCGAATCCGCCTTCGCCCAGCGACCCCATCTCGGTGAAACCCGGCAAGGCCCAGTCGTCCACAGAATCCTCCGCGATTCCCGATCGTGTCCCCTTGGAGGTGAGCTGCGCCGCAGCGGTTCCCCGGCTTCCGGGTTTAGGGTTACTCGTCGGTCACTTGGCCCGTTGCGATGGAGGAACGATGCGTTCGCCGAAGGATTTCTTCGCCCCGCTCGCGGTGGGGGCGCCGGAACCGCTCCGCCAGATCCCCGTGCCTCCTTCGCGGATGATCCACTTCTTCGACCCCAGCAACGAGAAGATGGCCGCC is from Amycolatopsis lurida and encodes:
- a CDS encoding TetR/AcrR family transcriptional regulator → MSDIQAAKPQAETTPLRRQPVQQRSAKRVEQMLDASAQLIDELGYDALTTTLIAKRAGVAVGSLYQFFPDKRAVVQALTQRNLERFVASVSETLNELAPEHWWDVVDSILDIYLAMHREVPGFSKVHFGDVVDRQLLDETRDNNAVIVDALTDVLSARIQSPPDDIRFALTIANETADALLKLAFRRDPRGDERIVAEAKSVVKGYLASKFGEA
- a CDS encoding amino acid deaminase/aldolase; the encoded protein is MTSATVYDLATKDLDPPFAVVDLDAFDANGADLLRRANGKPIRVVSKSVRCRYLLERVLARPGFEGLMCYSLAEAVWHVEQGTSEDIVVAYPTADHGALRRLAANDRARAAISIMVDSPEHLDLVDAALGQGHPEIRVCLELDASWRPLPGVHVGTRRSPVFSPRQAADLARTILSRKGFRLVGMMAYEGQIAGLGDAAGGGVKNSVVGWMQRKSIVEIAKRRAAAVRAVRALADLEFVNGGGSGSVESTGAEAAVTEIAAGSGLIGPTLFDGYAHFSPRPAAMFALPVVRRPAPKVATLFSGGYIASGPAESSRLPTPYLPEGLSLLGFEGAGEVQTPVSGEAARHLRLGDRVWLRHAKAGELAERFTHYHVVVGDRVDRTVPTYRGESQNFG
- a CDS encoding D-arabinono-1,4-lactone oxidase, with the protein product MTRWSNWAGTATASPLRVHRPRDTAAIAEAIGRSAADGRRLRPLGSGHSFTAIAAADSDAMDLTGWTGIASADVAKGLVTVRSGTTLKQLNAELDALGLAMTNLGDIDAQTVAGAISTGTHGTGARLGGLATQIAALELVLADGTVVTCSADERPDLFAAARVGLGALGVISTVTLQCEPSFLLSAQERPEPLEQVLEGFDQFADENDHFEFYWFPYGKNALVKRNNRLPAGSERRPLTKLKEFVDYEVTENIAFGGLCRLGRAVPKLVQPLGRFASNILSAREYSDTSHRVFVTHRGVRFVESEFAIPREALHDVFSELRAFVPKLENPVAFPVEVRVAAADDIWLSTANGRDSAYIAIHQFVGMPYREYFAGFASIVGEVGGRPHWGKMHDLDAATLRSRYPRFDDFLRVRKEVDPAGVFTNTYLDRVLGTA
- a CDS encoding ribose-phosphate diphosphokinase — its product is MREDIAVFSGSAHPELAEEICAHLGVPLHPVKVQRFANDCLEVQLEANCRERDVFLIQPLVRPVQEHLVELLLMLDAARGASAKRITVVMPHYSYARSDKKDAPRISIGGRLVADLMATAGADRVLAMTLHSPQVHGFFSVPVDHLHALQELAKHFRQYDLSATTVVSPDLGNAKEAAHFARLLGVQVAAGAKQRFADDRVEISSVIGEITGRDVIVLDDEIAKGSTVIELLTKLRELKPRSIRVACTHGLFSSGALERIGSQPDVLEVVCTNTVPIPPEEQSPKLRVLSIAPALAEAMRRIHNGESVSALFETA
- a CDS encoding NAD(P)H-binding protein; this translates as MRVVIAGGHGQIALKLEKLLSARGDQAVGIVRNPDHVADLQAAGAEAVVLDLEKSDVDAVAKVLDGADAAVFAAGAGPGSGTARKDTVDRAAAALFAAASERAGVRRHIQVGSMGADKWETADVPDDFRIYLKAKKAAEDDLRARDLDWTILRPGQLTDDEGTGKILIVEATGRGPIPRQDVAAILVALLDTPSTAGRVLEAISGDTAISQAFSAL
- a CDS encoding serine/threonine-protein kinase — encoded protein: MELTDEWRLPGFTELEQLGTGTFGRVVLARQDNTGHVVAIKYLFSRFAADPAHLAAFRQEALALHRVSSPHVVKLHEFFETPQGAAIVMEAINGVSLRSVLQAEGALEPEAALAVLKGSLLGLAAAHSAAVVHRDYKPANVLVADTGESKLVDFGTAVLAGERGPSVGTPAYMAPEQWSGGQATPATDVYAATCVFFQCVAGHRPYQADDTEVLRTLHEHAPIPFGEVPQPVHEIVALGMAKDPSKRPVDALMFVSELERVARAGYGDEWERKGWSRLAKAAGVLAAATPLVLLSAGTAAAPGVAAAGTGAVAASTGGIAAGLKVAIGVVAATAAVVGSVVVFSDASTPPPPSPPTTQQAVALKVAMKTRSGTVPGTTLPYSGDHPEVTGSTDQAWLKRVNDALTAPIDEWNRKTGPGAAKLEPERGPYKLLTKAEVRSQNERYLSVRYTHDLENKPHSTWGNGRAAVTIDLKEGKALTPAELFAPGKFTDDGLRTLAELLWPDKQQCGALSSTFPYQPLKTADLAEEPKVWLAFTPSAVEVTVDLNLLGFATACGVQDYTLPYDKLAGLLNPELVEGVTGGKPLKGTSSAPPAPGFTDVSAGALTLHLPQDWSVVSQGLEKVLVAPGCPDPKKYFNCKYVLLTDNSLQSAEQPPYRPGEFYRRSAGGRACNAAGRKDLRQEGDAVRTVSTVAPVSGASATYEEWTIQCVPRGQTGGSGETQVTQRIWFVADRQIVVMDEWRTPGVEELLRTATIS
- a CDS encoding serine/threonine-protein kinase, whose translation is MDDWALPGFTEMGSLGEGGFGRVVLARHDESAQVVAIKYLYARFAADPRRLAEFRHEAQILSRVSGPHIARLHQFVETPQGAAIIMEAVHGISLKEILGRQEKLEPEAALAILKGSLLGLAGAHAAGTVHRDYKPANVLVTREGQSKLVDFGIAVLAGQAGVAAGTPAYMAPEQWAGGIATPATDVYAATCVFFQCVAGHRPYEAEQTEVLRTLHEYAPIPFGEVPEPVRDLIARGMAKDAAQRPSGAAEFVTELEASARKAYGEDWERNGWHWLAKGAGALVALSPLALLGAGTAAAPVVAGGAAATGGGIAIGLKVTAAIAAVTAAAVGTVVVVNADGDEAPPRTTTVAAMKVDLLTRTEKLDGFDYNGKYVRISGLPDKAAEERVNKALMAPIDGWLAGVWPNGYPPQREPDGDIPHMKTEAEILRQDDKLLTVVYKRSIDSVQFGNHGGFSIRPIVIDLTKGEQIPNAHLFDNVDGTADRMRMLEDMLFDAARPGDCLADAPSEPEHLPVGAMSDPWSVTGDAVLQAAPTANGMTFYVYGSVLGYPRVCDPTQVTVEYRHLLHLMSPAVMNLLGGPQAQRTKEVDVGAFTITTPEKWSLLSGAPIERNLVTADQCAGGMQPVQCASVVFSDNSRSDPATPPYEPGKPYNRSTGPRPCHSIGAPGETQGAPTLQLKELRPVGTKRAAYEEWRLTCSGGGSVTQRVWFLPKTQLVIVDEWNTPGLDKILEEARWN